GCGCGACCAGGATCGTGGTGAGGCGGTCGCGCGGATCCTGGATGCTGCGGGTGGCCATGATGCCGGGGATGGCGCAGGCGAAGGACGACAGCAGCGGGATGAAGGAACGCCCGGACAGGCCGGCGCCGGCCATCATCCGGTCCAGCAGGAAGGCCGCGCGCGGCAGGTAGCCGGATTCCTCCAGGGCCAGGATGAAGGCGAACAGCACCAGGATCTGCGGCAGGAACACGATCACCCCGCCGAGGCCGGCGATGATGCCGTCGACCACCAGGCTGGCAAGCGGCCCTTCGCTCATGCGCGCGCCGACCCACTCGCCCAGCGCACCGGCGCCGGCATCAATCAGGTCCATCACCGGCGTGGCCCAGGCGTACACCGCCTGGAAGATCAGGAACATCACCACGGCCAGGGTCAGCAGGCCGAAGACCGGATGCAGCAGCCAGCGGTCCAGGGCGTCGTCGATCTTCGCGGTGCGCTCCGGCATCGACACGGTCGCCGCCAGCAGGCGCCGGGTCTCGGCGTGCAGGTCGGCGTCCTCGGCCAGCTGCGCGGCCGGCGGCTGCGGATGGGCGGCGGTGCGGTCGATCAGCTCAAGCAGCTCGCGCGCGCCATTGCGGCGCACGGCCACGGTCTCGACCACCGGCACGCCCAGCTCGCGCTCCAGCGCGTCGCGGTCGATCACGATGCCGCGGCGCTGGGCGGCGTCGCTCATGTTCAGTGCCACCACCATCGGCCGGCCCATCTGCCGCACCTCGAGCACGAAGCGCAGGTGCAGGCGCAGGTTGGTGGCATCGACCACGCACACCAGCATGTCCGGCGCCGGCTCGCCCGGGTAGAAACCGCGGCACAGGTCGCGGGTGATCGCCTCGTCCAGGCTGGCCGGGTTGAGGCTGTAGGCGCCGGGCAGGTCCAGCACCGCATAGCTGCGGCCGGACGGGGTGACCAGGCGGCCTTCCTTGCGCTCGACGGTCACGCCGGCGTAGTTGGCGACCTTCTGCCGGCTGCCGGTGAGCTGGTTGAACAGTGCCGTCTTGCCGCAGTTGGGGTTGCCCAGCAGTGCCAGGCGCAGGCTCGCTTCCTGGACGCTCATGCCGCCTCCGCGCCCGCCGAGACCTCCACCCGGACCCGCGCCGCTTCCTCGCGGCGCAGGGCGAACCGGGTATAGCCGACCTGCACCAGCAGCGGCTCGCCGCCCACCGGACCGCGCGCGACCACCTGCACCGGCTCGCCGGCGACGAAGCCAAGTTCGCGCAGGCGGCGGGCAATGGCGTCGTTCGGGTGGCGATCCTCGACCGAGGTGACTGCGACGGGGGTGCGCAGCGGCAGATCTGACAGCAGCACGATGGCTCCAGACAATCAAGAATTGTTCTCAATTGTAGCCCATCAGCGGCAGGTGAAGGTTTCCCGCGAGCCGGTACGCCGCGCTGCGTCATGGCCCCGCACGGGCTGACCGTTATCATCCGAAACGGTTTTCCCCCGGAGCCATCATGGCCGAACCGCTGCTGATCCAACCGGCCGGCCCCGTGCTGCGCCTGCGCCTGAACCGGCCCCACCTGCACAACGCTTTCGACGCCGGGCTGATCGCGGCGCTGACGGGCGCGCTGGAGCAGGCCGGCGCCGACCCGGCCGTCCGCGTGGTGGTGCTGGAGGGCGAAGGCGCCTCGTTCTCGGCGGGCGCGGACCTGAACTGGATGCGTGGCATGGCCGCCGCCAGCGAGCAGGAGAACCGCGAGGATGCCCTTGCTCTCGCCCGCCTGATGCGCAGCCTGGACGAACTGCCCCGCCCCACCCTGGCCCGCGTGCACGGCCCGGCGTTCGGTGGTGGCGTCGGCCTGGTGGCCTGCTGCGATATCGCCATCGGCACGCCCAAGGCGCGCTTCGGCCTGACCGAAAGCCGTCTGGGCCTGCTGCCGGCGGTGATCTCGCCCTATGTGATTGCCGCCATCGGCCCGCGCCAGGCCCGGCGCTGGTTCGCCACCGCCGAACATTTCGACGCGGAAGCCGCACTGCACATGGGCCTGCTGCATGCGGTCGTGCCCGAGGAAGAGCTTGATGCCGCCGTGCAGGCGCAGCTGGACCTCCTGCTGAAGGCCGGCCCGATTGCCGCGGCCTCGGCCAAGCAGCTGGTGCGCCGGGTGATGGCCGGAGGTACGGCCGAGGCC
This genomic interval from Pseudoxanthomonas suwonensis 11-1 contains the following:
- a CDS encoding FeoA family protein, which encodes MLLSDLPLRTPVAVTSVEDRHPNDAIARRLRELGFVAGEPVQVVARGPVGGEPLLVQVGYTRFALRREEAARVRVEVSAGAEAA
- the feoB gene encoding ferrous iron transporter B, translating into MSVQEASLRLALLGNPNCGKTALFNQLTGSRQKVANYAGVTVERKEGRLVTPSGRSYAVLDLPGAYSLNPASLDEAITRDLCRGFYPGEPAPDMLVCVVDATNLRLHLRFVLEVRQMGRPMVVALNMSDAAQRRGIVIDRDALERELGVPVVETVAVRRNGARELLELIDRTAAHPQPPAAQLAEDADLHAETRRLLAATVSMPERTAKIDDALDRWLLHPVFGLLTLAVVMFLIFQAVYAWATPVMDLIDAGAGALGEWVGARMSEGPLASLVVDGIIAGLGGVIVFLPQILVLFAFILALEESGYLPRAAFLLDRMMAGAGLSGRSFIPLLSSFACAIPGIMATRSIQDPRDRLTTILVAPLMTCSARLPVYALLIGAFIPSREVWGGFNLQGLVLFGLYMAGILSALAVSFVMKKWRRDKGEHPLLLELPSYRLPNPRDLAIGLWERAVIFLKRVGGIIFALTVLLWVLLNFPAAPVDATMPAIDYSLAGRIGHALSVVFAPLGFNWQICIALIPGLAAREVAVSSLATVYALSAADDEAAAQALTPLISDGWSLATGLALLVWFIYAPQCIATWAAIKRETGSWKTMAIAAGYLFALAYLAAMLTYQVAIRLGAG
- a CDS encoding enoyl-CoA hydratase-related protein: MAEPLLIQPAGPVLRLRLNRPHLHNAFDAGLIAALTGALEQAGADPAVRVVVLEGEGASFSAGADLNWMRGMAAASEQENREDALALARLMRSLDELPRPTLARVHGPAFGGGVGLVACCDIAIGTPKARFGLTESRLGLLPAVISPYVIAAIGPRQARRWFATAEHFDAEAALHMGLLHAVVPEEELDAAVQAQLDLLLKAGPIAAASAKQLVRRVMAGGTAEALDADNAALIAALRVSPEGQEGLAAFLGKRAPAWTGSKD